The genomic segment GGTAGTCGTCCTGGGCCACCGGGCCCCAGGGGTCGGTCTCGTAGACCGGCGAGACGCGCGCGTCCGGCAGCGCGGACACCACCGAGGCCAGGTTGGCCAGCCGGTCACCGAGGTTCGAGCCGATCGACAGCACCGCGCGGGTCATCGCGACCGCCGGATCGTCACGGCCACGTCGGCAAACTCGAGCGGGATCGGCGCCTTCGGCTTGTGCACGGTGACCTCGGCCGCGCTGACCCGCGGGTCTTCCAGGCAGACGTCGGCGAGCCGCGCGACGAGCTTCTCCAGCAGGTTCACCGGCTCGCCGGCCACGACCGCGGCCAGCTTCTGGGCCAGCTCGCCGTAGTGCACGGTGTCGGCGACGTCGTCGGTGGCCGCAGCCTTCGCGGTGTCGAGTTCGAGCGTCACGTCGACGACGAACGGCTGCCCGTCGCGTCGCTCGTGGTCGTAGACGCCGTGGTAGCCGGTGACGTTCAGCCCGGTGAGCGTGATCCGGTCGTTCACCGCGCCGCCTCCCGGTACGCCTCCACGACCGCGATCGCGTCGACGCTCGCGCGCACTTCGTGCACGCGCACACCCCAGGCTCGGGCCTGCGCGGAGAGAACGGTGATCGCCAGCGTCGCGTCCTCCCGTTCGTCGACCGGCCGCGGTTTGCCTTCCGCGTCGGCCAGCAGACGGCCGAGGAACGACTTCCGGCTCGCGCCGACCAAGACCGGGAAGCCCAGGTCCTGCAGGACGCTCAGCTTGGCCAGCAACTGCCAGTTGTGGACGCCGGTCTTCGCGAAGCCGAGCCCCGGATCGAGGATCAGCGACTCCTCGCCGACCCCGGCCCGCATCGCGGCCTCGGCCCGGGCCGAGAGCTCGTCGCGGACCTCGGTGACCACGTCGTCGTAGTGGGCGAGCTGTTGCATGTCCCGGCTGTGCCCACGCCAGTGCATCAGAATCCACGGACAGCCGGCGTTCGCGACGACGGCGCCCATGCCGGCGTCGGCCAGGCCACCGGACACGTCGTTGACGACCGACGCCCCCGCGGCCAGGGCGGCCTCGGCCACCGCCGCCCGGGTCGTGTCGATGCTGACGCGGACGCCCGAGGCGGCCAGCTCGCGGACCACCGGGACGACCCGGGCGATCTCGACGTCGGCCTCGACGCGCTCGGCACCGGGCCGGGTCGACTCGCCCCCGACGTCGATCAGGTCGGCGCCCTGGGCGACGAGCTCCAGCGCGTGCGAGACGGCCGCGTCGATGCCCTCGTAGCGGCCGCCGTCGGAGAACGAGTCGGGCGTCACGTTGAGCACGCCCATCACGCGGCAACGGTCTGGTGCGTTCACCGACCTGATCCGAGGATCAGGCTCATCGCCTCGGCCCGCGCCGCCTGGGAGCGCTGGAACCAGCCCCGGACGGCCGAGGTCACCGTGCGCGCCCCGGGCTTCCGGATACCGCGCATCGACATGCAGAGGTGCTCGCACTCCACGACGACGATGACCCCGCGCGGCTCGAGCTGGGTCATCAGCGTGTCGGCGATCTGCGACGTCAGCCGCTCCTGCACCTGCGGACGCCGGGCGTACGCCTCGACGAGCCGGGCGAGCTTGGACAGGCCGGTGATGCGCCCGTCCTCGCCCGGGATGTAGCCGACGTGCGCGACGCCGTGGAACGGCACCAGGTGGTGCTCACAGGTCGAGTAGAGCTCGATGTCCTTCACCAGGACGAGCTCCTCGTGGTCTTCCTCGAAGACCGTGGTGAGCACCTCGGCCGGGTCCACGTGCAGCCCGGAGAAGATCTCGGCGTAGGCCCTGGCGACCCGGGCCGGCGTCTGCTTGAGCCCGTCGCGGTCGGGGTCTTCCCCGACCGCGATCAGGATCTCGCGCACCGCCCGCTGGATCCGGGGCAGGTCGACGGCTTCCGCCGCCGACTTGCCCGGTTCACCAGCGGGCGTCAGCGCGTCTGACGCAACCGCTTCCGTGCTCAATTCATCGGTCCCGTATGGCCGCCGGGGTTGCCGGGCCAGCCCGGCTGACCGGGAACCGGCGGCCCGCCGAGCGTGTCGCTCTGCGGGGGCACCGGGTCGTTCAGCGGGTCACCCGGAGCCGGCACCGACGAGTCGCTGCCGGGCGCGATCGTGACGCCGGAGTCGTCGTCCGGAGCCGCGTGCGAGCCGCCGTTGGTGCGGATGCCGTGGTTGCCGTTCGCCAGCCGCGCGGTCGCCTCGTCGGCGGCCTTCTTCTGCAGCTCGGCGATCTCGGCCGGCGTCATGATCGGCGGCTTGTCGCTGGGCGTGCGCTTGCCGAACCCGTTGAACGGCGACATCGGCGGACGCTTCTGCACCCGGGCACAGATCCGGGCCATGTCGTCCTTGCTCAGCGTCTCTTTCTCGAGTAGCTCGAGCACCATGTTGTCGAGCACGTCGCGGTACTCGGACAGGATCTCGTAGGCCTCGTCGTGGGCCAGCTCGATCAGAGCCCGCACCTCGCCGTCGATCTCGGCCGCGATCGAGTCCGAGTAGTCGCGCTGGTGGCCCATGTCGCGGCCCAGGAACGGCTCCGAGTCACTGGTGCCGTACTTGATCGCCCCGAGCTTGGCGCTCATGCCGTACTCGGTGACCATCGCCCTGGCCATGCCGGTGGCCTTCTCGATGTCGTTGCCCGCACCGGTGGTCGGCTCGTGGTAGACGAGCTCCTCCGCCGCGCGTCCGCCGAGCGCGTAGGCCAGCGTGTCGATCATCTCGGACCGGGTCTGGGTGTACTTGTCTTCCGTCGGAAGGATCAAGGTGTGCCCCAGCGACCGGCCGCGCGGGACGATCGTCAGCTTGTGCACCGGCGCCGAGTGCGGAAGCGCCCAGGCCACCAGCGCGTGCCCACCCTCGTGGTACGCGGTGACCTTGAGTTCCTTCGCGCTCATCGCCCTTGTCTTGCGCTCCGGACCCGCGATCACCCGGTCGATCGCCTCTTCCAGCGAGTCGTTGGTGATCGCCTTCTTGTCCTGACGCGCGGTGAGCAGTGCGGCCTCGTTGATCACGTTCGCGAGGTCGGCACCGGTGAAGCCCGGCGTCCGGCGCGCGATCGTGTCGAGGTCGACGTCCGGCGAGAACGGCTTGCCCTTGGCGTGCACCCGCAGGACGGCCTTGCGGCCCTCCAGGTCGGGGCGGTCGACCGCGATCTGCCGGTCGAACCGGCCGGGACGCAGCAGCGCCGGGTCGAGGATGTCGGGCCGGTTCGTCGCGGCGATCATGATGATGCCGCCCTTGACGTCGAAGCCGTCCATCTCGACGAGCATCTGGTTCAGGGTCTGCTCGCGCTCGTCGTGCCCACCGCCGAGGCCGGCACCACGGTGGCGGCCGACCGCGTCGATCTCGTCGACGAAGATGATCGCCGGTGCGTTCTGCTTGGCCTGCTCGAACAGGTCGCGGACGCGACTGGCGCCGACACCGACGAACATCTCGACGAAGTCGGAACCGGAGATCGAGTAGAACGGCACCCCGGCCTCACCGGCGACGGCCCTGGCGAGCAGCGTCTTACCGGTACCGGGCGGGCCGTAGAGCAGGACGCCCTTCGGGATCTTCGCGCCGATCGCCTGGAACTTGGCCGGGTTCTGCAGGAACTCCTTGATCTCGTGGAGTTCCTCGATGGCCTCGTCGGCGCCGGCGACGTCCGCGAACGTCGTCTTGGGGGTGTCTTTACTGACCAGCTTGGCCTTGGACTTGCCGAAGTTCATGACTCGGCTGCCGCCGCCCTGCATCTGGCTCATGAACAGGAACAGCAGAACGACGACGACCAGGATCGGGAGGACCGTGATCAGCAGCGTGACGAAGATCGATTCCTGGGTGACCTTCGTGTCGAACGCGAGTCCGGTGTCGGCCTGCGCTTTCGCCTGCAGCTGCTCGAATACGTTGTCCGCGGCCTGGGCCGGGAACGAGGCCTCGATCTTGTTCGAGCCTCGATAGTCGTTCTTCAGCTGGAGACGGAGCACCTGCTCCTTGTCTTCCAGCTGGGCCTTGCTGTAGTTCCCGTCGCGCACCTGAGCGAGGGCGACCGAGGTATCGACCTTCTTGTAGTCGCCATCACCGGTGAACAATGAGCCCAGCAACAGGGCGACCAGGATCATCAGAATGATCCAGACCAAGGGCCTGCGGATGAAGCGGGTACGTTCCATGCTGCGTCCGGGTTGCTCTGGAGTCCAGAGTCCCCGACCCTCCCGATTCTCAGGCTATTAGGCGCGTGTCGGTTGTTTCTTACCTAGTCTTGGAAGAGTACTCCGCACCTACCTACGGTGCAGGTCGCCGGTTGGCGATCCTCCGGGACAACGGGTGAAGCACGGTGACCGTTCCCTGACCGGTCAGGCAGCGCCGTAAACCTGAGGCTTCAGTACCCCGACAAAAGGCAATCCACGGTACTGCTCGGCGTAGTCGAGGCCATATCCGACGACGAATTCGTTCGGGATGTCGAAACCCACGTAGGGCACCTCGACCGGCACCTTGACCGCGTCCGGTTTGCGCAGCAGGGCGACGACCCGCACCGACGCCGGGTTGCGGCTGGCCAGGTTCTTCAGCAGCCAGGACAGCGTCAGGCCGGAGTCGATGATGTCCTCGACCACGAGAACGTGCCGTCCGGCGATGTCACGGTCGAGGTCCTTGAGGATCCGCACGACGCCGGAGGACGTCGTCGAGGAGCCGTAGGACGAGACCGCCATGAACTCGATCTCGGTCGGGTGCCGCAGCTCGCGCGCGAAGTCGGCCATGAACACGAACGCGCCCTTGAGAACCCCGACGAGCAGCAACGGGCTCGACGCGTCGGCCTGGAAGTCGGCTTCGACCTTCCGGGCCAGCTCGGAGATCTTTTCCTGGATGTCGGTGGCCGAGACGACCACCCGTTCGATGTCGGCCGCGTACGGGCCGTCCTGGATCTGGTCCGTCACCCCGCTCACATTACGGAAGTGAGTCGAACCGGCGCAGGGCGCCCTGCGCCCGGACGATCCGGATGCCGGTGGGCAGATGCACGGGGCCCTGGCCCTTCCAGCGGGTGACCAGCGCGTCCAGGGCGTCGACGTGGGACGACGCCAGGGTTCCGGCCGGCGCTCCGAGCTCGATCGCCCAGCGGCGCAGTACCCGTCCGCGTAGCGCTCGGTGAGCGTCCGCCAGAGGCTGAACGTGCAGCCCGTCGCCGTCGGAGGCCTTCTCGAGAAGCTCGACGGCGAGTTCGTCGAGCAGGTCGGCATCCGCACGGAGCAGGTCCGCGCTGCGGGCCAGGCCGGCCACCAGGCCGCCGCCGGCCGCCTCCTCGAGCGCGGGAAGCACGGCGCGGATCCGCGACCGGGCGTAGGCCGGGTCGACGTTGTGCGGGTCGTCCCAGGTCGGGAGCGACTCCGCGGCGCAGGCCGCGCGCAGGGTCGCGCGGGGCAGGCCCAGCAGCGGACGGCGGTAGATCCCCCGCTCGGGGGCCATCCCGGCCGCCGACCGGCTCCCGGAGCCGCGGGCCAGCCCCAGCAGGACGGTCTCGGCCTGGTCGTCGGCGGTGTGCCCGAGCAGCACGGCTTCCGCACCGTGTCTCTCGGCCGCGGAGGCCAGCGCCGCGTAGCGCGCGCCGCGGGCCGCGGCCTCCGGGCCACCCCCGGCCCCGACCACCACCCGCACCGGCTCCGACGGGTCGAGCCCCAGCTTCGCGCCCCAGGCGGCGACGTCGGCCGCGCGCGCGTCCGACCCTCCCTGCAACCCATGATCGACGCTGATCAGCCCGGCTTTTCGACCGGCGCGCGGAGCCTCGAACGCGGCCGCGGCGGCCAGCGCGGACGAATCCGGGCCACCCGAGCACGCGACCAGCACCAGCGCGCCCGGCGGCAACGACCGCAGCACCGCGCGCACCGCCACCCGGACCGCGGCTACGGCCGGTGGCGGCCCGACCATCCGAAACTCAGGCCGCCGCGCCGACGACCCGGGCCACCCAGGCGTCGGGGTCCTGGATCTCGGCGGCCAGCGGCAGCGTCTCGGGCGAGGTCCAGATCTGGTTGAAGCCGGTCATGCCGACCTTCTCGACGACCGCGGCGACGAACCGGCGCCCCTCCGCGTACTGGCGCATCTTCACCTCGATGCCGAGCAGCCGCCGGAGCAGCCGGTCGAGCGGGTTCCGCGCGCCGCGCCGGGCGTTGAACCGGGCCCGGATGCTCTCGACCGTCGGCACCACGTCCGGCCCGACGCCGTCCATCACGAACTCGGCGTGGCCCTCGACCAGCGTCATCAGCGCGGTGAGGCGCTCGACGACGGCCCGCTGCGCGGGCGTCTGCACGAGGTCGAGCACCGACGCCTTGGAATCCGGGTTACGGACCGCCTCGGCCAGCGCCGAGATGCCGTTGCGGACGCGGTCGGCGAGCGCGTCCGGGTCGAGGTCGGTGGCGTCGACGAACGCGTTGACCTCGGACAGGAAGTGGTCACGCAGCCAGGGCACAGCGGTGAACTGGGTGCGGTGGGTGACCTCGTGCAGGGCCACCCAGAGCCGGAAGTCGGTCGGGTCGACGCCGAGCTTGCGCTCGACCTCCAGCACGTTCGGAGCGACGAGCAGCAGCCGGCCGGGCGTGCCGGAGAAGACCTCGTACTGGCCGAGCACCTTGCTCGAGAAGAAGCCCAGGATCGTCCCGACCTGGATGCCGGTCGCCTTCGAGCCGACCGCCTTGGCGACGGTGCCGACCGCCCCGCCCAGCGGCGAGGGCTTGGGCGGCGACGCGGCCTGGATCTTCTCGATGACCGGATCCATGACGAGCTGCAGGCCCTCGACGTTCGACCGCACCCAATCGGGCCGGTCGACGACCTGGACCGGCGGATGGTCGATCCGGGCGCTCAGGCCGGTGTAGGCGGCCACGTGCTGCTCGGCGACGTCGGTCAGCCGGCGCAACTCGTTGACGACGTCGGCCGCATCGGTGATGCTCACCCGCGGGCCGCCCGCGGTCAGCGTCGCGGCGGTGGAGACCGCCAGATCCCAGTCCACCATCTGCGTCATCTCTTCACGGTACGGGTGAATCGCACCCACTGCCCACCTATCGACAGCCGCACTTGGCCAGGGTGGCCGCGATCTGGTCGAGAGCCGCCTCGGCGCCCTCGGTGCCCCCGGCCGGGACGCCGTTGGCCACCGCGGCGAACGTCAGGATCCGGCCGTCGGTCGTGACCGTCATCCCGGCCAGCGAGCTGACTCCGGACAGCGTCCCGGTCTTGGCCCGGACGAGCCCGACGCCGGCGATCGCCGACGTGCCCTCGAAGCGGTCGGCCAGCGTGCCGCTGTAGCTGGCCACCGGCAGTCCGGCCAGCAGCGTCCGGAGCTGCGGGTGCTTGGTGCCGACGGCGGCCGCGAGCAGCCCGGTGAGCAGGTTCGGCGTCACCCGGTTGAGCCGGGACAGCCCGCTACCGTCGACCATGCCGTAGCCGCTGGTGTCGATGCCGGCCTCGTCCAGCACGGTCTTGAGCTCGGCGCTGCCGTTGGCGAACGTCCCCGGGACGCCCTTCTTGACCGCGATCAGCCGGAGCATCGACTCGGCGATCACGTTGTCGGACTCCTGCAGCATCGCGTCGACGATGTGCGAGAGCGGCGGCGACTTGAGCTCGGCGAGCTGCTGGGCCTGGCCGGGGGCTTTGCCGCGCACGACGTCGGCGTCCCCGGCGCCCAGGAGTTCCGCGAACCGCTGCCCGGCGAACAGGTCGGGGGTGCTCGTGCGTGGGGTCACGTGCTTGGGGATCGCGTCGGTCCGGCCGCCGTTCACCGTGAGTGCGTTCACCGGGGCCGCGTACCCGCCCGAGACGATGTCGGAGTCCCAGCCCAGCCCGGTCTCGTCGCCTTGGAACAGGCTGCTGTCGACGACGATCTTCGTGACCTTCTCGCCCTTGAGCGCCGTCCGGACGGCGCCGGCCAGCGTGTCGAGCCGGGCCGCACCGGGGTAGCTGTTCCGCTCGTCGAACGCGAGGGTCGGGTCGCCGCCGCCGACCAGCACGATCTCGCCGGGCGCGCTGCCCCTCAGCACCTTCGTCGTCAGCCGGTAGGAGGGCCCGTAGGCGAGCAGCACGCCGGCGGCGGTGACCGTTTTGGCCGTTGAGGCGGGAGTGACCGGGGTGTCGGAGTTCCGGCTGAACAAGGCCGTCCCGGTCTCCGCGTCACGGACCGAGACGGCTACGCTTGTCCCGAGCCGGTTATCGGTGAGAAGGCTGGTCAACGCGGTAGTCAGCCCGGCCTCGGTGGGGGGCTCGGCGGAGTCGTCGTCGGGGTCGAGGACTACCGGCGGGTCGGTGAACACCGGACCCGCGGCAACGGCGGGGACGAGCACCCCGACGCGCGCGTCGTCCACTTCTCTCGCGCCGCCTCGCACGAACCACAGCACGTCCGTGACCAGCACGACGGCGAGGAGCCAACAGAGCGTGAGCCACAGCACAGGGTGGCGGCCGTTCTGCATATCCTCCCCAAGGGCCGGTTCCGACCTGCGAGAGACTAGTAGCAATCAGTGCCCGACCCGGTGAGGAGTCCTACCCGTGGAGTTCGACGTCACGATCGAGATCCCCAAGGGTCAGCGAAACAAATACGAGGTCGACCACGAAACCGGGCGTATCCGGCTCGACCGCATTCTCTTCACCGCGACCCAGTACCCGGCTGACTACGGGTTCATCGAGGAGACGCTGGGCCAGGACGGCGACCCGCTGGACGCGCTCGTGCTGCTCCAGGAGCCGACGTTCCCGGGTTGCCTGATCCGCGCCCGCGCGATCGGCATGTTCCGGATGAAGGACGAGAAGGGCCCGGACGACAAGGTCCTGTGCGTCCACGCGAACGACCCGCGCCAGGAGCACCTACGCGACATCCACCACCTGCCGGAGTTCGACCGGCTCGAGATCCAGCACTTCTTCACGGTGTACAAGGACCTCGAGCCCGGTAAGTCGGTCGAGGGCGCGCAGTGGGTCGGGCGGGCCGAAGCCGAGCTCGAGATCGAGCGCTCCCGCAAGCGGGCGATCGAGGCGCACGGCGACTTCACCGGCACGGGCGACGCGCACCCACCGACGGAGTAACCGACCGCGCGGGATACTGCTCGGATGAGCGCTATCGACGGGGCGGCCTCCGTACGACCGGCCGCCGATGAGGAGCTGGCAGGTCTCGCGGAGGTCGAGAAGGCCTCCGAGGTGCCGTTCATCGAGGCCGGCATGGACCTGCCGGGCGAGTACATGCAGGCCGACACGCTGCGGAAATGCGCGATCGTCCTGGTCGCGCCCGGCCCCACCGGGGTGCCGATCGGCTTCGCCGCGGTCGACGTGGTCGACGGGGCGGCGCACCTGACCCAGCTGTCGGTGGACGCCGAGTTCGGCCGTCGGGGCATCGGCCGGGGGTTGCTCGCGGCGGTGATCGGCTGGGCCCGGCGGGGCGGCTTACCGGCGGTGACGCTGACGACGTTCCGGGACGTGCCCTGGAACGGTCCGTTCTACCGTCGGTACGGCTTCGTGGACCTCGACGAGGGTGAGCTGACCCCGGGCCTCCGCGAGACCCGGGCCCACGAGATCGCCGCCGGCCTCGACGAGTTCGGCCCCCGCTGCGCCATGCGCCGTGCCCTACGAGCGTCCTGAGGCTGTGGACAGCGCCGACGGGCGCGCCTGACGCTTCGCCACGCTGGGGGGATGCGTTCGCCTCTCCCTGACGAGTTGCTCGGTCGGCCGTTCCTCGGCTCCCAGGCCGTTCGAACCGGCCTACTCACGCCCGGCCAGTTGCGCGGGCCGGCCTGGCGACGGCTGTACCGGGACGTTTACGTCGACGCGCGGGTGCCGGTCGATCATCGGCTGCGCGGTCGCGCAGCCGGGTTGGTCCTCCCGCCGGGCGCCGCACTCGGTGGACGCTCGGCCGCGTGCGCGGAAGGCCTGCCGCTCGGCGACGATCGGGCCGCGGTGCTGGTGCTGGTGCCGCGCGGCGTGCGGTTCAGCCGGCGAGGCTGCGAAGTCCGCCAGGTCTTCCTCCCCCGGACGCACGTGCGCGAAGGGGTCCCGGGCACGCTGCCCCCGGTCACCGTGCCGCAGCGCACGGCGTGGGACATCGCGTCCGAACCGGACCTGGTCGAGGCGGTCGCCGCCCTCGACGTGCTGTTCCACCACCACTATCTGCAGCCCCGTCACCTCGACGCGTGGATCGCGGCGGCCCCGGACGCGCCCGCCGCGAAGGCGCTCGCCCTCGCGGACGGCCGAGCGGAATCCAGGCCCGAATCGAGGGTGCGAGTGCGGCTGATTCTCGCGGGGCTTCCCCAGCCGGTACCCCAATACGAGGTGTGGCTGGGCCGAACGTTCGCCGGGCGCGTCGACCTGGCCTGGCCCGCCGCGAAGGTCGCCTTGGAGTACGACGGAGCCCACCACGCCGAGTACGGGCAGTTCACCCGCGACCGTGCCCGCCTCAACCGGCTGGTGGAAGCCGGCTGGACCGTACTCCACATGACCGCCCGAGACCTTCGCGAAAAGATCCTCTTCGCCCAAATCGTCCACCAGCTCCGGGTGGCGCTGGCGTCCGGAGGCATGGCGGACAGCATCTAAATGTAGTTCGAGGCCACCCCGAACTACATTTAGATGCAGGTCAGCCTCAGCTGAACGCCCCGCCCAGGGACCCGCCTCCGTCGATCACGAACAGGCCCCCCGTCACCCACGACGACGCGTCGCTGGCCAGGAACAGGGCCGCGTTGGCGATGTCTTCGGGCTTGCCCAGGCGCTGGAGCGGCCAGGGGTACTTGGCGTCCTCGCCGGCCCCCTCCCAGAGCGCCCGCGCGAAGTCGGTCTTCACCAGGCCCGGCGCCAGCACGTTCACGCGCACTCCCGGCCCCACCTCGGTCGCGAGCTGCTGCGTCAGGAAGATCAGCGCCGACTTCGTCACCCCGTACACCGCGAGCGGGCCGCCGGCGCTCAGGCCGTCGATGCTCGAGATGTTGATGATCGAGCCGCCGTGCTCCTTCATCCAGCCCCGGTACGCGGCCTGCGTCCAGATCAGCGGCCCGCGCAGGTTCACCTC from the Cryptosporangium phraense genome contains:
- the folB gene encoding dihydroneopterin aldolase encodes the protein MNDRITLTGLNVTGYHGVYDHERRDGQPFVVDVTLELDTAKAAATDDVADTVHYGELAQKLAAVVAGEPVNLLEKLVARLADVCLEDPRVSAAEVTVHKPKAPIPLEFADVAVTIRRSR
- the folP gene encoding dihydropteroate synthase is translated as MGVLNVTPDSFSDGGRYEGIDAAVSHALELVAQGADLIDVGGESTRPGAERVEADVEIARVVPVVRELAASGVRVSIDTTRAAVAEAALAAGASVVNDVSGGLADAGMGAVVANAGCPWILMHWRGHSRDMQQLAHYDDVVTEVRDELSARAEAAMRAGVGEESLILDPGLGFAKTGVHNWQLLAKLSVLQDLGFPVLVGASRKSFLGRLLADAEGKPRPVDEREDATLAITVLSAQARAWGVRVHEVRASVDAIAVVEAYREAAR
- the folE gene encoding GTP cyclohydrolase I FolE; this translates as MTPAGEPGKSAAEAVDLPRIQRAVREILIAVGEDPDRDGLKQTPARVARAYAEIFSGLHVDPAEVLTTVFEEDHEELVLVKDIELYSTCEHHLVPFHGVAHVGYIPGEDGRITGLSKLARLVEAYARRPQVQERLTSQIADTLMTQLEPRGVIVVVECEHLCMSMRGIRKPGARTVTSAVRGWFQRSQAARAEAMSLILGSGR
- the ftsH gene encoding ATP-dependent zinc metalloprotease FtsH → MERTRFIRRPLVWIILMILVALLLGSLFTGDGDYKKVDTSVALAQVRDGNYSKAQLEDKEQVLRLQLKNDYRGSNKIEASFPAQAADNVFEQLQAKAQADTGLAFDTKVTQESIFVTLLITVLPILVVVVLLFLFMSQMQGGGSRVMNFGKSKAKLVSKDTPKTTFADVAGADEAIEELHEIKEFLQNPAKFQAIGAKIPKGVLLYGPPGTGKTLLARAVAGEAGVPFYSISGSDFVEMFVGVGASRVRDLFEQAKQNAPAIIFVDEIDAVGRHRGAGLGGGHDEREQTLNQMLVEMDGFDVKGGIIMIAATNRPDILDPALLRPGRFDRQIAVDRPDLEGRKAVLRVHAKGKPFSPDVDLDTIARRTPGFTGADLANVINEAALLTARQDKKAITNDSLEEAIDRVIAGPERKTRAMSAKELKVTAYHEGGHALVAWALPHSAPVHKLTIVPRGRSLGHTLILPTEDKYTQTRSEMIDTLAYALGGRAAEELVYHEPTTGAGNDIEKATGMARAMVTEYGMSAKLGAIKYGTSDSEPFLGRDMGHQRDYSDSIAAEIDGEVRALIELAHDEAYEILSEYRDVLDNMVLELLEKETLSKDDMARICARVQKRPPMSPFNGFGKRTPSDKPPIMTPAEIAELQKKAADEATARLANGNHGIRTNGGSHAAPDDDSGVTIAPGSDSSVPAPGDPLNDPVPPQSDTLGGPPVPGQPGWPGNPGGHTGPMN
- the hpt gene encoding hypoxanthine phosphoribosyltransferase; translated protein: MQDGPYAADIERVVVSATDIQEKISELARKVEADFQADASSPLLLVGVLKGAFVFMADFARELRHPTEIEFMAVSSYGSSTTSSGVVRILKDLDRDIAGRHVLVVEDIIDSGLTLSWLLKNLASRNPASVRVVALLRKPDAVKVPVEVPYVGFDIPNEFVVGYGLDYAEQYRGLPFVGVLKPQVYGAA
- the tilS gene encoding tRNA lysidine(34) synthetase TilS, giving the protein MVGPPPAVAAVRVAVRAVLRSLPPGALVLVACSGGPDSSALAAAAAFEAPRAGRKAGLISVDHGLQGGSDARAADVAAWGAKLGLDPSEPVRVVVGAGGGPEAAARGARYAALASAAERHGAEAVLLGHTADDQAETVLLGLARGSGSRSAAGMAPERGIYRRPLLGLPRATLRAACAAESLPTWDDPHNVDPAYARSRIRAVLPALEEAAGGGLVAGLARSADLLRADADLLDELAVELLEKASDGDGLHVQPLADAHRALRGRVLRRWAIELGAPAGTLASSHVDALDALVTRWKGQGPVHLPTGIRIVRAQGALRRFDSLP
- a CDS encoding zinc-dependent metalloprotease encodes the protein MTQMVDWDLAVSTAATLTAGGPRVSITDAADVVNELRRLTDVAEQHVAAYTGLSARIDHPPVQVVDRPDWVRSNVEGLQLVMDPVIEKIQAASPPKPSPLGGAVGTVAKAVGSKATGIQVGTILGFFSSKVLGQYEVFSGTPGRLLLVAPNVLEVERKLGVDPTDFRLWVALHEVTHRTQFTAVPWLRDHFLSEVNAFVDATDLDPDALADRVRNGISALAEAVRNPDSKASVLDLVQTPAQRAVVERLTALMTLVEGHAEFVMDGVGPDVVPTVESIRARFNARRGARNPLDRLLRRLLGIEVKMRQYAEGRRFVAAVVEKVGMTGFNQIWTSPETLPLAAEIQDPDAWVARVVGAAA
- the dacB gene encoding D-alanyl-D-alanine carboxypeptidase/D-alanyl-D-alanine-endopeptidase — its product is MLVTDVLWFVRGGAREVDDARVGVLVPAVAAGPVFTDPPVVLDPDDDSAEPPTEAGLTTALTSLLTDNRLGTSVAVSVRDAETGTALFSRNSDTPVTPASTAKTVTAAGVLLAYGPSYRLTTKVLRGSAPGEIVLVGGGDPTLAFDERNSYPGAARLDTLAGAVRTALKGEKVTKIVVDSSLFQGDETGLGWDSDIVSGGYAAPVNALTVNGGRTDAIPKHVTPRTSTPDLFAGQRFAELLGAGDADVVRGKAPGQAQQLAELKSPPLSHIVDAMLQESDNVIAESMLRLIAVKKGVPGTFANGSAELKTVLDEAGIDTSGYGMVDGSGLSRLNRVTPNLLTGLLAAAVGTKHPQLRTLLAGLPVASYSGTLADRFEGTSAIAGVGLVRAKTGTLSGVSSLAGMTVTTDGRILTFAAVANGVPAGGTEGAEAALDQIAATLAKCGCR
- a CDS encoding inorganic diphosphatase, which encodes MEFDVTIEIPKGQRNKYEVDHETGRIRLDRILFTATQYPADYGFIEETLGQDGDPLDALVLLQEPTFPGCLIRARAIGMFRMKDEKGPDDKVLCVHANDPRQEHLRDIHHLPEFDRLEIQHFFTVYKDLEPGKSVEGAQWVGRAEAELEIERSRKRAIEAHGDFTGTGDAHPPTE
- a CDS encoding GNAT family N-acetyltransferase, translating into MSAIDGAASVRPAADEELAGLAEVEKASEVPFIEAGMDLPGEYMQADTLRKCAIVLVAPGPTGVPIGFAAVDVVDGAAHLTQLSVDAEFGRRGIGRGLLAAVIGWARRGGLPAVTLTTFRDVPWNGPFYRRYGFVDLDEGELTPGLRETRAHEIAAGLDEFGPRCAMRRALRAS
- a CDS encoding endonuclease domain-containing protein, whose translation is MRSPLPDELLGRPFLGSQAVRTGLLTPGQLRGPAWRRLYRDVYVDARVPVDHRLRGRAAGLVLPPGAALGGRSAACAEGLPLGDDRAAVLVLVPRGVRFSRRGCEVRQVFLPRTHVREGVPGTLPPVTVPQRTAWDIASEPDLVEAVAALDVLFHHHYLQPRHLDAWIAAAPDAPAAKALALADGRAESRPESRVRVRLILAGLPQPVPQYEVWLGRTFAGRVDLAWPAAKVALEYDGAHHAEYGQFTRDRARLNRLVEAGWTVLHMTARDLREKILFAQIVHQLRVALASGGMADSI
- a CDS encoding SDR family oxidoreductase, with the translated sequence MDINLEGRVAVVTGASRGIGAAIAAAYVQAGAQVVITARKPDGLAKAAAEIGSGVHAIAAHAGKEEDAARVVDETLEKFGRLDILVNNAATNPYMGPLIDASLPAWDKTFEVNLRGPLIWTQAAYRGWMKEHGGSIINISSIDGLSAGGPLAVYGVTKSALIFLTQQLATEVGPGVRVNVLAPGLVKTDFARALWEGAGEDAKYPWPLQRLGKPEDIANAALFLASDASSWVTGGLFVIDGGGSLGGAFS